The Macaca mulatta isolate MMU2019108-1 chromosome 18, T2T-MMU8v2.0, whole genome shotgun sequence genomic interval GTGTAAGTGTGCTCATTGTACTGTTCTCATATCtatgcacatgtatatgtgtgtgtgtgtgtgtgtgtgtgtatatgtatatattttttttctttctttagagaggaggtttcactctgttgcccacgttggagtgagtggcatgatgacagctcactgcaacctcaaactcctgggctcaggtgatcctccctcctcagcctcctgagtagctggcactacaggtgctcgccatcaTGCTtgggtaattattattattattgtgtagaGATGGtactctcactgtgttgcccaggctggtctcaaattcctggtttcaagctatcctcctgctttagactcccaaaatgctgggattacaaatacaAGCCACCACCCTCAGCCCTGTTCTttctatatatctctatatttagaaaatgaactttttcacaataaaaaggTTGGAGGTAAGTTGACCTGAATTGATTGGACCCATTTTCTCATCGATCCAATTGGGGCTGTGAGAGGGAGGGGCACTGAATGGCCTCCCAAGGCTGTGTCTGGCCCAGTGCCtctgggggaaactgcccctgtgagcctggggctgggggttcCCAGCAGGAGGAGTCCTAGACTCTGGAAGGCAATTGCCTTTGGCTTCAACAGTCCTGCAAGTCACAAGGCTTGTTGATCACTTTCTGAGACCCATTGTGGAAGAGGCACAGGGTCAGGTCTAAAGAGATCAGGTCAGCCTGCTCAAACCAGGTGGGGTCAGGAGGAGCCGGCGGGGATCCCGCTGCAGCTCCAGAAACGCAGTTCCCAGGCGGCAGTCAGCAGTTGGGCACAAGAGGATGTCTGAACAAGCCTCCAACCCAGAAAGTTACACCTCTTACTGCCGGAGTCCCAACCCTCAACACAGAGCCCACCTCTTCAGTTCTGTAGTGAGGGGTTCTGGGAACGCCTGTGACTGCCCGCCTTCCTCGGAGGTCTCAGAGGCCCCAGTAGCATCTTCTGATGGGAACAACCATGAGAGCAGGGTGTGGACGGAAAGCCCCCAGCCCCAGCGAGATTCGCTCTCTGCCTCCTCACTCTGCGAAGGTCCCTACTACAGCTAAAAGGCAATTCATGCCGTCCAAAGGTTCCCTTCCCCTGCCGTTCCGCACGCCCTTCTCACTGTCCCCAAATGCTCGTGGCACGGCCTTGAGAGCAGCGCAGCGGGCAGGAAGCCCAGGCGCCCCGGAGAACCTGAAGGGCTGCAGGTCGGGGTGTCTGCGGCAGCGTCCGCACCCCTGCAGGGCCCCAGCGGCTCGCTGAGCCTGGGGCTGGGCTCCGGGGGACTCCAGCGCTGGGGGCAAGTGGCGCTCACACCCGTCTCCTGACTCGCCCCACCCGTGGCCTGGGTTTAAAATCCACGCCCCGGTCTTTCCGCGGCCAAAGCGATGCTGCCGGGGTAGGTGATGACCCCAACTGCCCCGACCCCTAGAAGTGCAAACCAAACAGGCTGACCCGTGACCACACGAGACCCGCGGAGCATCTGGGCTTCCAAGGTCCTCGGTACCGCCCGAGGCAGCGAAGGACACGCGGCTCCAGGCGGCAGGAGCCAGGGACCACCGCGGGCTTCCAGAGCGCGAAGCCGCGAGCCTGGGCGGTGGAGAGCCGGTGCCAACGTCCTGCCCTGCGCCTGTCAGGCATTCGCCGGGCTGGCGGGCGGGCGGGCGAGGGCGGGGCCGCCGCACTTTAAGAGACGGTGCAGGCAGCGAGGCCTCCAGGCCGGCGAGGGGATCCGCGCCATGGAGGCCGCCCGGGACTATGCAGGAGCCCTCATCAGGCGAGTGCCCCCGCGTTCCCTGAGCCCCGCGTTCCCGTGCGCTTCCAGTCGCCCTGCGTTCAGTGCCTCGCATTCCCCTGTGCGCCTCTCGTGCCGTACCTGGGTCCGCTCATCCCCCCGCTCCGCTCATCCCCCCGCTCCCCGCATTCTCTTGCGCTCCACGACCCCGCGCACACACTCATCCGCCCCGCCGGTGCCCAGGCCGTCCAGCCGCGCCCGCGGGCAGAGCCCAAGCCCGTCCCGCGCCTCCTCACCCTCTTGCAGCTGGGCGCAGGTGCCAGGGGTGGCTCTCGCGAGGTGCGCGGGCGTCTGCAGACCGGGTGACAGCTGACGAGTGGCTGCATCTCTGGCCGCTGCTGCAGTCGCGGGCGCAGAAGAGGGTCCGGTCCCAGGAACCCCGAGCAAAGCCTCCACGGTGCGAGGGGAGCGGACTTCTGGGGGTCCTGGAAATCGCGGCGGGAGCTGGGCGCGGGAGTGGCCCGGGCTTGGCCCCTCCTGGAAGCGCGGGCTCTGGTCTCCGAGGGGAGCCCCCGACCGGCCGGCGGAGCCCGCCAGGTTGGTGGTGCTGGGAgaagagctcctcctgcctccgGGTCCAAGGGCAGAGACGCTGCAGGGGAGCAGGGGGACAAGGGGCAGGTGGACCCTGCGGAGTCTTCCCTGCGCTTCGCACCCGCTCGTGGTCGAACAGGCAGCATAGGCTATCTTCGTGCTTGGGTTAATCTTCATATCCCAGCAGACCCAAGCCAATTCTTGGTAAAATCCTAAGTCGTTGCGTGGCAGCAACTGTAAAGTATAGGTCTGAAAGGGAGATCGTGTTTCTCTGAAGATCAAGTACCTGAAAAAAGGATAGAGAACCGCTTGCGGGCTTGAAGGTGCAGGCGTCCGGCGGCGCCGGATCCCACTGTGTGCTACGCGTGGCGGGCAGAGAGACCACACGGGTGAAAGGGAGCGTTCCGGCTACAAAACGCGATCTATGAGCTTCCCATCCCGGGTTCTTAAATGGGAGTTGTAGACACTGCAGGTTagaagcatctttctcttttaaaacaagCCCACGGTACAAGTCTGGGCGCTGGCAGGGGGAGCTGAGAAATACCTGCTTCGTGTGCGCTTAGGCCTAAAGGTCAGGGCCCTGTTTCTTTTGCGTTCTTCCAGCACCATCCAGCCCACAGTCCCACTTCCAGGAGGTGAGGACTTAGCAGTTTGGATGCGTCCATCCAGTGAATTCACAACGCACCGATGTTCCCCCGGTGCATGAGGGAAGGAGGTGTGGGCTGACTCTGCACTAACCAATCCTGGGTGGCCTCTGAGCAGGATTCAGGCTGATCCTCTCCCTGCCTCTGACTATTACAACAACTCATCAAAATCCAAAATGCATCTGTATGGGGTCTCCGTGAGGTCAAGTGTGAACTGGAAGTGACTTGCTTATGAGCTGTTAACAAACGAAACAATGGGAAACCCTGAGTCTCCTAGGACACGTTCCTTCTAGCTTGGCTCCTCCCAGGATTGAATGACTTCACCTGTTAGGGATGAACTGTTGTTGCAGTTCTTTGAAATCCACCTGCTTCCAGGCTGAACTACTGTCATTCTGTGAAATCTACCTGTTTCCAAACTAAACTGGAAGAAAACAATCTGTAATTCTTGTTGAAGGGAAGACGCTTTTTCTTCCCTGCCCTTCTCAAAAAAACCCTGTCCGGGCAAAAGAGCCAGAGGCCAGGTCCTAACACATTTGCTAATTGTGCTCTTGCTGGACTTCTGCCTCCTGTCAGGGTTCCTTAATTTAAACCAGGTCCAGGATATCATAACTCTGTCTTTATCAGTAACTACATTTTGCCAAGGAAATAACTTAATCAATGTGCACAATTTCTAAAAATCAGGTACTTGTAGTCAGTGGTGAAACCTTAACCCAACAATTTGTTAGTCAGCTGGAATCATTAGGGGCCTTGGTCCTGAGGAAAGCAGCCTGAGGTCTCACAGCAAAGCTCCAGACATCAAGGAGGTCCACGCGCAGGTTGACGGTCACAGACAAAGTCTGCTCTGTTCGTGTGTCCTGCCAGTGATAACATTCCTGCCAAACGCTGAAGTTGTTATGAAGCTGATACCTGTTATAAACCTCGTGTGAAATGGCTGCTTTCATAGCCATCCAGTAcatctttcctttccttgaaCAAGGAACTCTAGGTTTGGTGCTGCTATTTCAGTACAAATTTCACCACAGTCTTCTTAGAGACATTACTAAGGAATTAAGTTTGCTGCAAGTGAATCTCATCTTTCTGCTTCTTGAAtctaaattcttattttaatgaAGCTGCAAAGTGTTCAAAGACTTCATGGTCATGTATTGAAAACTTGATAACGTCAAGTTTTTTTAGGGAGCTTGCAAAGAACTGAGCCATGAGCCAGGCAGTCTTGTCGGGGTGAGTTCATCTGGGGGGCAGGTGCGCTCCCACCTGTGTATGTCACATCCAAGAGCCCTAGGGCAGCCGGGCAGCAGGAAGCCTCATCGAGGCAGCACTcgcttctctgcctcctgccattGACCCCACCACCCTCTGATGCTGTCCCTACAGCCCAGGGACTCTTCTCCAGGCCTGTGGAGCAGTTTCCcagccctcccttccttctccttttcttcctaatGATGAGACGCAGGGTTCCCTTAGCCATCACTGCCCCCCGAATATTCCCGGGCACCATATTACCTGTACTGCTGCCCCTCACCATTGACACCAAAACATTTGCTTTGAGGAAGACCTTAATCCTGGGCCCTTTTCCTCCATAGGTGGCatataaagaaagctttttaaTTCTCTGTACAGCTCAGGGTTGTTTTACTGGAGAAGAGTTCAGGTCTACTGTCAGTCTGTGGCTTGTTGGTGTATTTCACACACTTTTGGAAGTTGGCGGTGCCTCGCCTCCCTCAGGGCGGAATACAAAACCTTCCCTTCCTGCCCGTTTCTGGAAGACACGCCGTTTCACAGCGTTCTGTGAAGTCTGACTTTTCCTCTCTGGATTTCTCTGAAACAGCCTATTTCCTTAAACAACCTGTTTCCTTGTATCTTCCCTGTTAGAGGTTATTTCCCTTTCTGTTTCCTGCGGTTGTCTGTCCCCACTTTCACAGGAATTGGGAGCGGCGGTTCTCACATGTGGTGTGTCTAAACGCAGGATCCTAGGGCTGCTCAGTGGCCCTGCTTTTAGGCACGGTGCTGATGGCCAGTGATAGAGATGACTCTACTCAGCGGGCTGGAGGTGAGTTGGGTGGAGACGGTGGCTTGTTCACGTAGCAACAGATTCGGTACCTGTAGGCCTGGCGTGCAGAACATCTCATTTAACCACTTTCTGTGTTACATATGAGATGGTCTTGATTTTACATAATTTGACTCAGAAATCACTCGCCTTCCTCTTTGACAAGAAGGTGGGGGTAAATTTCCTGTCCTCAGTGCCCCCACCAGCCTTTCCTCCAGCAATGACCCAGCTCTTGGTTGGGAAATGCTACAGGTGAGAACAATAGGTGTTTTTTCACTGACAATGGCGATCTTGAGGGCAGGTGAAGGCAGGGAGAACCAGAAATGGTTGCCAGCTCTTATCTTGTCAGACAGGTAAAGACCGCAGGAACTTGGAATTAATCATTTGGGCCAGGTCACTGGAGCACAGGTGCTTACGAAGGCGTGAGCATGTTCGTCCAATGAGGAAATGCAGGGCCAGGGCTAACTAGGTCAAAGCTGCGCCTTTGATCACTGGGGCTGCATCTAGCATTGGAAGACATGGACCGTGTTCTCTCATTTCTCTGATTTTGGCCTGGCATCTTTAACTCAGTAAATAGATGGTGTGCTGATAGGTTCTGCGTGAAAGTAGGAAATGCACCGCCGGACCCCATGAGACAGATGCTAGAAGCCTTGTGCAAGACTGCGTTGACCTCCTTCTTTGGGGGCAAAGAGAGGGTGTTTCTTCCTGCTGAGGCCGGGCCCTTCTCTCCTGTGGGAGCCGCCTCTTCTGGCCAGGTGCTGGGTGGAAGCTAGAGCTGGGCTCAGACTCTGGTCTAGCCTTTGCTGCCCTGACGACTCCCTTCCTGCTTTCACCAGGCCTAGGTTTCACTGTCTGTAAGGTGGATCCCAAGCGGTGCTAACGCAAGTCGCTAGCTCTCACACACGAAGGTTTGGCATCCAGTGGCCCTCGggcccttctctctctctccttgtggGGACTTCAGCTCATTTAAGTCTCAGCTGCTGTGATGAGGTGGAGGCGACTCCTGGGTTCTGAATGTGAAATGTAACACGGCCGGTCCTCGCCGCCCTCTCCCCCCGGTCACCAGGGGTGAGAGTGTGCGAGAATTCCCCGTGGTGTCAGCACAGCAGTGTTGTTCATGGCATTGTGTAACTGAGAACCCTGCGTCAGTCTCTTAATCGAGGTGACAGTTCAGAAGTTGTGTGCCAGTCCTGGGGCCGTGTTGGGGCACAGCCCGGCTGGGCAAGGCTCTGATTGACTTGGTGGGCCCCTGGCAATGGTGTGTAGGTCATTCTGACAGGTCCGGACCCCAACCCAGCACATTTCCCTCCGGCTTGCCTTATTGAAAACAAATTGTGGCCGGGcccggcggctcaagcctgtaatcccagcactttgggaggccgagacgggcagatcacgaggtcaggagatcgagaccatcctggctaacacggtgaaaccccgtctctaagccgggcgaggtggcgggcgcctgtagtcccagctactcgggaggctgaggcaggagaatggcataaacctgggaggtggagcttgcagtgagctgagatccggccactgtactccagcctgggtgacagagcgagactccgtctcaaaaaaaataaaaaataaaaataaaaaataaaagcatgcagTGTAATCATGTGTTAAAggcagttttgcttttcttttctttttttgttttttcatttggagtctcactatgtcatcctggctggagtacagttgtgcgACCTTgggtcactgcagtcttgaccttctAGGTTCATCAGGgctaagcaatcctctcacctcagcttcccgagtagatGAGAGTataggtgcaccaccacacccagctaatttttttatttttatttttttataaagacagggtctcattatgttgcccaggctggtctcgaattcctgggttcaagctatcttcttgcttcggcctcccaaagtactggaattacaggcgtgagccaccatgcccagcaggtTTTGCATTGCTATCAAAAGTTtcatctgggaggctgaggcaggagggaggactccttgagcccaggagttcaagaccagcctgggcaacaaagtaaggccctgtctctacaaaaatacaaaactcagacGAACatgatggcttgcacctgtagtcccagctactcaggaggctgagggaggaggattgcttgagcccaggatgtcaaggctgcagtgagttgagatcacaccactgcactccagcctgggcaacagagcaagaccctgtatctaaaaggaaaaaaaaaaaggtaaatgtttgaattaattttttgataAATGAGGACTTACTCCAAAGTGTCCTGTGATGTAAGCCCTGTGggtcttttctttcttgtgattCCAGCCACAGTTCTGAGAGTGGTTCTGCTGTTCTTGGTTCATCCTAAGTTGATTTCAGAAACTTCATTGATTGCTATAGTGACCAATATCACACTTTTGAATTGATTTCTGGCTCACCCTTACTGTATAAACAGGTAGCTGTATGCACGTGTCTGAGGGCCTTACTAACTCTGTGTAACTGCTTCATGGTCACTAGAAAtcattcttttggattttttaaatctctaaaacCCATGCATATTTGCAGAATATAAGTCTTATTTCTTGTTGGAGTTGAATGCCCTAACCATTCCTTCTCAAAGAGTTTCGGCAA includes:
- the LOC114673814 gene encoding uncharacterized protein LOC114673814, producing the protein MKINPSTKIAYAACSTTSGCEAQGRLRRVHLPLVPLLPCSVSALGPGGRRSSSPSTTNLAGSAGRSGAPLGDQSPRFQEGPSPGHSRAQLPPRFPGPPEVRSPRTVEALLGVPGTGPSSAPATAAAARDAATRQLSPGLQTPAHLARATPGTCAQLQEVCSSSRPQTRGPARCCNCLEFPARVQHVTTNISLLLPSVLFPVGPWHPQCSPEHAHVHPVSVGASLGVIPGSGIGGF